A stretch of the Chelonoidis abingdonii isolate Lonesome George chromosome 11, CheloAbing_2.0, whole genome shotgun sequence genome encodes the following:
- the UBE2S gene encoding ubiquitin-conjugating enzyme E2 S, whose amino-acid sequence MNSNVENLPPHVIRLVYKEVSTLTSDPPEGIKVFPNEEDITDVQVTIEGPEGTPYAGGVFRMKLILGKDFPAAPPKGYFLTKIFHPNVGANGEICVNVLKKDWKAELGIKHVLLTIKCLLIHPNPESALNEEAGRLLLENYEEYAARARLLTEIHAQPSSLRGASKDPSDPCSSAAALAAGGEGPVAKKHAGDRDKKQLAKKKTDKKRALRRL is encoded by the exons AACTCGAACGTGGAAAACCTGCCGCCCCATGTCATCCGGCTGGTCTACAAGGAGGTTTCCACTCTGACGTCAGACCCGCCGGAGGGCATCAAGGTCTTCCCCAATGAGGAGGACATCACGGACGTCCAGGTCACCATCGAAGGGCCCG AGGGGACACCCTATGCCGGGGGCGTCTTCCGCATGAAGCTCATCCTGGGCAAGGATTTCCCGGCCGCGCCACCCAAGGGCTACTTCCTCACCAAGATCTTCCACCCCAACGTGGGCGCCAATGGCGAGATCTGCGTCAATGTCCTCAAGAAAGACTGGAAAGCAGAGCTGggcattaagcatgtgcttctg ACCATCAAGTGCTTGCTGATCCACCCCAACCCTGAGTCAGCGCTGAATGAGGAAGCGGGGCGCCTCCTGCTGGAGAACTACGAGGAGTACGCGGCCCGGGCCCGCCTGCTGACGGAGATCCATgcccagccctccagcctgcGGGGGGCCAGCAAGGACCCCAGCGACCCCTGCTCCTCTGCCGCCGCCCTGGCCGCCGGGGGCGAGGGCCCCGTGGCCAAGAAACACGCTGGTGACAGGGACAAGAAACAGCTGGCGAAGAAGAAGACGGACAAAAAGCGGGCGCTGCGGCGGCTCTAG